The following is a genomic window from Aeromonas sp. FDAARGOS 1405.
GCGTAGGCCGGGTCAAAGCGGCCGCTGCGCTCCCGGTCTTTCAGCGCCACAGCGAACATCTCATCGGTCAGGAAAAAGGCAAGGCTGGCCCGCCAGCGCAGGGAAAGCGGCAATACGTCACGGCGGAAGGTGAAGCCGTAAAGCAGATGCTGGGAAGTGATCACCATGGTGGAGCCCATAATGGGCAGCAGGGGCGTGCCCGCCCCGAACAGGGTAGTGGCCGAGAGCTGGGCGGCTCCGGCGTAGACCAGCAACGACATCAGCTGAGCCTGAAGCGGACTCAGCCCTGCCTGCAACGCCAAAGCGCCACACAGGATCCCCCAGGGGATCACCGAAATGGAGAGAGGGAGCATATCCAGTGTGGCGCGCCACCAGAGCATCCCAGTTCGCTCGGGCAAGCTCGTTACTGACATCATGTGATCTTCCTTGTCACAGCCAAAGCGAGCCGAAAAAACTAGCACGGGACAGCAAGCGCTGTCACGTCATCACTGGCGGGAAATAAAACGCCCGCGGAGTCGCGGGCGTGCACAAGGGGATCAGGGCTCGATGACGATGGGCGTACCCGGGTCAACAGCGTTCCACACCTCATCCAGCTCGTGGTTGAGCATGGCGATGCAGCCATTGGTCCAGTTGGAGGGCTGAACCCTGCGGTTGCCAATGCTGTTGCGCTGGCCGTGGATCATGATCATACCACCCGGACGAACACCCAGTTCATTGGCACGCTTGATATCATCCAGGTTCGGATAGTTGATATGGATGGCTTTGTAGTAACCGGAATTGGTCTTCTTGTAGTCGAGGGTGTAGCGCCCTTCCGGCGTACGCTGGTCCCCTTCCTGCTGCTTGTGCCCCTTGGGCGCCGGGCCCAGAGCAATCCAGTAGCGCTTCAGTTCTTTGCCATCCTTCATCAGGGTCAGGCTATAGGTCGACTTCTTGACCACCACCAAATCGGCTTTTTCGGTCAAGGCAAAACTCAATGCGGGCCAAAGCCCCAACAAACACAGTAATACGGCTCTCATTCCATCCCTCGACAAGCCTCTGGTGCGGGCTTTTCTTGTTACCAGATCATCTGAACGATGCCCGCCGAGCGGCGAGCGAGCGCCATGATATTGGATCGCCATCAATACTCAATAGACCCAATGAAACATATCTTGGCGGTGAGAGGTGAATGGCCCATGAACGGCCTTCGCTGATATGGCCAATTGATAATAAAAACAAAAAGATAGCTTATATTTTCTGGCTGGCCATGAGGCCTCTGATCGGTAAATATGTAGCATTTGAACCTGATTCAGGATGACATCATGTCTCTGTACTTCTTGCCGAACTCTTCGCTGCCCCGTCTGCTGCTGGCCAGCGTCCTGCTCTTGTTGACCGGCGCAGCCGGAGCCGAAGAGCCGCGCTGGCTACGCGAACCTGCCCTCTCTCCCGATGGCACTCGGCTCGCCTTTACCTGGCAGGGGCGAATTTTTGTAGCCAGTGCCGAGGGGGGGCCCGCCACAGCGCTCACCGGCAGCGGCTACCTGAGCCAGCGCCCCGTCTGGTCGCCCGATGGCAAACAACTCGCCTTTGCCGCCAATCTCTATGGCAACGAAGATGTGTTCGTGGTGCCCGCCAGCGGCGGCGAGATGGTGCGCCTCACCCGCGATTCGCGCACCGATCTGCCGCAAGCCTTCAGCGCCGATGGCAAACGGCTGTTGCTGAGCAGCCAGCGCCCAGGCTCGGCTACAGCCGATCACTTCATCGCGGAAGGGGTTCAGTGGGGCGAGCTCTACTGGACGCCGGTTAGTGGCGGAATGCTGCAAGCTGACTTGCCGCTACCTGCCACTCTGGCGCGTCCGCACGGTGCCAGATTGGCTTATCAGATGCCAGCCATGGATCAACCGTTTCGCAAACACCAGCGTTCATTTGCCGTCTCCCGCCTCTGGCTGTTTGATGGCAAGCAGCATAAGCAACTGACCGAAGATCGGATTGCGGCCACCGATCCGGTCTGGAGCGACAAGGGGGATGCTCTCTTTTACCTGAGTGAGCGCAGCGGAGATTTCAACGTCTGGCGCCGGGATCTCGCCAGCGGTACAGAGCTGCAGCTCACCCACTATCAGGGTCACCCGGTCAGGGGGTTGAGTGCCTCGACCAAGGGGGATCTGGTCTGGTCGTGGCAAGGGGAGATCTATCGCCTCGACGAGGGCAGCAATACTCCACGCAAACTGCTTATTCAGCCGCAGATAGCCATCGAACCCGATCAACTCGGCGTATCGTCCGGGATGGCCGATGACATGGTGGTCAGCGAAGAGGGAGACGAGCTGATCCTGACCAGCGAAGGCAACCTCTACGCCGTCAACCCTGGCCGGGAGCGGGTGCGCCAGCTCACCCATTCCCCAAGCGAACAGTCCAGTCCGCTCTATGCAGAGCAAGGTGGCTCCCTCATTTACCTCTCGGAGCAGCAGGGACACGCAGCGCTCTACCGGCTGAGCAAGGAGGATCCCGAGCGGCTGTTCAGCGCACCGGGTACCCTGACCGAGAGTCTGCTGC
Proteins encoded in this region:
- a CDS encoding AzlC family ABC transporter permease produces the protein MMSVTSLPERTGMLWWRATLDMLPLSISVIPWGILCGALALQAGLSPLQAQLMSLLVYAGAAQLSATTLFGAGTPLLPIMGSTMVITSQHLLYGFTFRRDVLPLSLRWRASLAFFLTDEMFAVALKDRERSGRFDPAYALIAGFVFYLFWNLATLLGIAAGQYIDGLDSMGLDFAIAATFIAMTIPAMKNLPMVAATLVSGGTALLTKPLLAEIHIIVSALAGMVVGYVLHRMRR
- a CDS encoding murein L,D-transpeptidase family protein, which produces MRAVLLCLLGLWPALSFALTEKADLVVVKKSTYSLTLMKDGKELKRYWIALGPAPKGHKQQEGDQRTPEGRYTLDYKKTNSGYYKAIHINYPNLDDIKRANELGVRPGGMIMIHGQRNSIGNRRVQPSNWTNGCIAMLNHELDEVWNAVDPGTPIVIEP